One Corallococcus exiguus DNA segment encodes these proteins:
- the recR gene encoding recombination mediator RecR: MTPDPLNRLVAQLAKLPGIGEKTAQRLAFHILRAPGEFAVDLSQAIREVKEKVHLCVRCFSLTDSELCGFCRDNRRDERALCVVETYSDLMALERTREFKGRYHVLHGVLSPLEGVGPEQLRIKELLLRLNDSRVEEIILATNPDIEGEATALYLTRLLKPMGLRVTRIAQGLPMGGDLEFADQATLAKALSARRDL; the protein is encoded by the coding sequence ATGACGCCCGATCCGCTGAATCGCCTGGTCGCCCAGCTCGCGAAGCTGCCGGGCATTGGTGAGAAGACCGCCCAGCGCCTCGCGTTCCACATCCTGCGGGCGCCGGGCGAGTTCGCCGTCGACCTCTCACAGGCCATCCGCGAGGTGAAGGAGAAGGTGCACCTGTGCGTGCGCTGTTTCTCCCTCACCGACTCGGAGCTGTGCGGCTTCTGTCGTGACAACCGCCGCGACGAGCGCGCCCTGTGCGTGGTGGAGACGTACTCCGACTTGATGGCGCTGGAGCGCACCCGCGAGTTCAAGGGCCGCTACCACGTGCTGCACGGCGTGCTGTCCCCGCTGGAAGGCGTGGGCCCGGAGCAGCTGCGCATCAAGGAGCTGCTGCTGCGCCTCAACGACAGCCGGGTGGAGGAGATCATCCTCGCCACCAACCCGGACATCGAGGGTGAAGCCACCGCGCTCTACCTCACGCGGCTGCTCAAGCCGATGGGCTTGCGGGTGACGCGCATCGCGCAGGGCCTGCCCATGGGCGGCGACCTGGAGTTCGCTGACCAGGCCACGCTCGCCAAGGCGCTGTCCGCCCGCCGAGACCTGTGA
- the mglB gene encoding gliding-motility regulator GTPase-activating protein MglB, giving the protein MGTQLVMYEEEFTKINAVCDRLTKDANAKVVFLVDKNGQLISSAGQTQNIDTTSLASLTAGNVAAMGGLAKLIGENEFPNQFHEGAKDSLYMTIVGSRVVLVVIFDNRTSLGLVRLRIKKASDELTKIFESLVKKTDSPGAGSPFAEISDDDIDNLFSE; this is encoded by the coding sequence ATGGGCACGCAACTGGTGATGTACGAAGAGGAGTTCACCAAGATCAACGCCGTTTGCGACCGGCTTACCAAGGACGCGAACGCGAAGGTGGTCTTCCTCGTCGACAAGAACGGCCAGCTCATCTCCTCGGCCGGCCAGACGCAGAACATCGACACCACGTCGCTTGCGTCGCTGACGGCCGGCAACGTGGCCGCCATGGGCGGTCTGGCGAAGTTGATCGGGGAGAACGAGTTCCCCAACCAGTTCCATGAAGGGGCGAAGGACAGCCTCTACATGACCATCGTGGGCAGCCGCGTGGTGCTGGTCGTCATCTTCGACAACCGCACGAGCCTGGGTCTGGTGCGCTTGCGCATCAAGAAGGCCAGCGACGAGCTGACGAAGATCTTCGAAAGCCTCGTGAAGAAGACCGACAGCCCCGGAGCCGGTTCGCCGTTCGCCGAGATCTCCGACGACGATATCGACAACCTCTTCAGCGAGTAA
- a CDS encoding FecR domain-containing protein produces MSPVRILALSLLVLLSGCSGCEREEAPKPPPGVDVDAGAVVPIGRLEGLSGDVRLERGGKVGPAVEGPLLAGDAVETGESGSATVRFPGDRTVEVGSEGRFALGSDSSGIVMKVERGIVLSRVPAGRKADSAGSKVTLNILTPFGLTRVGPDPSEVKVAVAEDSARVEVKLGAIELVSKDGKTLRAAQGDAVDLTRERAQVTPAAPRVVELAPIPVTVRAISGVAEVKAKDTGRWRKVRREGEVLAFGDGVRTKGGEAVLSLKDSGTVLTLAPGAEAVLESAGQQGTVDEARVNLLQGLLAVQLSMGRESRVVLPEMTVESGGGARLEIRRTGDGMQVAAHTGDVTLRRGEARQELRAGERATVSKDGSAKVEPLEEAAVAVGPGEGTEVFHRGLSEVALTWTGEGDAVVEAAQDAAFKRPVLWGRVHRASVNVSALARGTLYWRARKEDGTQVAAGSVHFAPESPTSSLARARNVVPEGPEKTTIFYQDKPPAVTFTYGEEPQARSYRVAVYKAGSLATPVVQRTVSETRAALEAGQLGEGSYLWSVTPLSQAGAALKGGRMNKLELVYDNSVVGLVVDSPRQGVPAAEKVRASGVAPVDARLSINGRAVPLDAKHRFDTWVAPMGLPPLLVFKMTRPGAPDVLTVRTLKPRGP; encoded by the coding sequence GTGAGTCCTGTCCGCATCCTGGCGCTGTCGCTGCTCGTCCTCCTCTCCGGCTGCTCGGGGTGTGAACGCGAGGAGGCGCCGAAACCTCCGCCAGGGGTGGATGTGGACGCGGGAGCCGTCGTTCCCATTGGCCGCCTGGAAGGGCTGTCCGGCGACGTGCGCCTGGAGCGCGGCGGCAAGGTGGGCCCCGCGGTGGAGGGACCGCTGCTCGCGGGCGACGCGGTGGAGACCGGTGAGAGCGGATCCGCGACGGTGCGCTTCCCGGGCGACCGGACGGTGGAGGTGGGCAGCGAGGGCCGGTTCGCGCTGGGCTCGGATTCGTCCGGCATCGTGATGAAGGTGGAGCGCGGCATCGTGTTGTCGCGCGTGCCCGCGGGCAGGAAGGCGGACAGCGCGGGCTCCAAGGTGACGTTGAACATCCTCACCCCCTTCGGCCTCACGCGCGTGGGGCCGGATCCGTCGGAGGTGAAGGTCGCGGTGGCGGAGGACTCCGCGCGGGTGGAGGTGAAGCTGGGCGCCATCGAGCTGGTCTCCAAGGACGGCAAGACGCTGCGCGCGGCGCAGGGCGACGCGGTGGACCTGACCCGCGAGCGCGCGCAGGTGACGCCCGCGGCCCCGCGAGTCGTGGAGCTGGCGCCCATCCCGGTGACGGTGCGCGCGATCTCGGGTGTCGCGGAGGTGAAGGCGAAGGACACGGGCCGCTGGCGCAAGGTGCGCCGCGAAGGCGAGGTGCTGGCCTTCGGCGACGGCGTGCGGACGAAGGGCGGCGAGGCGGTGCTGTCACTCAAGGACAGCGGCACGGTGCTGACGCTCGCTCCAGGCGCGGAGGCGGTGCTGGAGAGCGCGGGACAGCAGGGCACTGTCGACGAGGCGCGCGTCAACCTGCTCCAGGGCCTGTTGGCCGTGCAGCTGTCCATGGGGCGTGAGAGCCGCGTGGTGCTGCCGGAGATGACGGTGGAGTCCGGCGGTGGCGCGAGGCTGGAGATCCGCCGCACCGGCGACGGCATGCAGGTGGCGGCGCACACGGGCGACGTGACGCTGCGGCGGGGCGAGGCGCGGCAGGAGCTGCGCGCGGGTGAGCGCGCCACCGTGAGCAAGGACGGCAGCGCGAAGGTGGAGCCGCTGGAGGAGGCGGCGGTCGCGGTGGGCCCGGGCGAAGGCACGGAGGTCTTCCACCGGGGCCTTTCGGAGGTGGCGCTCACCTGGACGGGCGAGGGCGACGCGGTGGTCGAAGCGGCGCAGGACGCGGCCTTCAAGCGCCCGGTGCTCTGGGGCCGTGTGCACCGCGCTTCCGTCAACGTCTCCGCGCTGGCGAGGGGCACGCTGTACTGGCGGGCGCGCAAGGAGGACGGCACGCAGGTAGCGGCGGGCAGCGTCCACTTCGCTCCGGAGTCCCCCACCAGCTCGCTGGCGCGCGCGCGCAACGTGGTGCCGGAGGGGCCGGAGAAGACGACCATCTTCTACCAGGACAAGCCCCCGGCCGTGACGTTCACCTACGGCGAGGAACCGCAGGCCCGTAGCTATCGCGTGGCGGTGTACAAGGCGGGCTCGCTGGCGACGCCGGTGGTGCAGCGCACGGTGTCGGAGACGCGCGCGGCGCTGGAGGCGGGACAGCTGGGCGAGGGCAGCTACCTGTGGTCCGTCACGCCGCTGTCGCAGGCGGGCGCGGCCCTCAAGGGCGGGCGGATGAACAAGCTGGAGCTCGTCTATGACAACTCGGTGGTGGGACTGGTGGTGGACAGCCCGCGCCAGGGTGTGCCGGCGGCGGAGAAGGTGCGGGCTTCAGGTGTGGCGCCCGTGGATGCCCGCCTGTCCATCAACGGACGGGCCGTGCCCCTGGACGCCAAGCACCGCTTCGATACTTGGGTGGCCCCCATGGGACTGCCCCCCCTGCTGGTGTTTAAGATGACGCGTCCCGGTGCCCCGGACGTACTCACGGTGCGCACCCTGAAACCGCGAGGACCTTGA
- a CDS encoding MSCRAMM family protein, whose protein sequence is MRRPSPLTDILPRLVVLVLVLACTGAARAQAPESERASLRFRYGLSSRQGEQVDVGPGLTYSGLTPNDVALTLMGWAGEYLGGQVDLQREAFELRDASSRVTGGSLVRGSLGPRGRLSLGPMRLELGAGYGFAQLPLFGGFTYAPVLQRGVRHAALISGRVLVALPAELQLEARGEVPLTISAHAADGLKASSSGYVVGAALSYPVVRRDGWTGRVLLDVQQAHDTMELEASGLRSEQRMRRIGLGFEVSLAGEGGTSRPVGPRQAFVALSVVDAETGAPLPGAHVRVPSLKTPGTSEELVADAQGQLRVLLPEGAQSTQASVDGYEDATEVATVSGGATEGAPVQLRLRKKAPKTGSLKLKVVQGKDSAPVADVQVVSGKAQLRTNKAGELLLEGLEPGPVAVSMSAPGFRATEEAAVVVAGQTSELVVVLSQDRKGELATLVGQVRSARNGQPLVATVTIAQAKVRTRTDKSGTFTARVRGGTYRITLSAAGHVTQTKMVTVREGEQAILNVDLFPRGR, encoded by the coding sequence TTGCGCCGCCCGAGCCCCCTCACCGACATCCTTCCGCGCCTCGTCGTCCTCGTCCTGGTGCTCGCCTGTACCGGGGCCGCCCGTGCGCAGGCCCCCGAGTCCGAGCGCGCCTCGTTGCGCTTCCGCTACGGCCTGTCGTCCCGCCAGGGTGAGCAGGTGGATGTAGGGCCCGGGCTCACCTACAGCGGTCTGACGCCGAACGACGTGGCGCTGACGTTGATGGGCTGGGCGGGGGAGTACCTGGGTGGCCAGGTGGATCTCCAGCGCGAGGCCTTCGAACTGCGGGACGCGTCGTCGCGCGTGACGGGCGGCAGCCTGGTGCGCGGTTCGCTGGGGCCTCGCGGGCGACTTTCCCTGGGGCCGATGCGGCTGGAGCTGGGCGCGGGCTACGGCTTCGCGCAGCTGCCGCTGTTCGGCGGGTTCACCTATGCGCCGGTGCTGCAGCGGGGCGTGCGGCACGCGGCGCTGATTTCAGGTCGGGTGCTGGTGGCGCTGCCGGCGGAGCTCCAGTTGGAGGCGCGGGGCGAAGTGCCTCTGACGATTTCCGCGCACGCGGCGGACGGGCTGAAGGCGTCGTCGTCCGGCTATGTGGTGGGCGCGGCGCTCTCGTATCCGGTGGTGCGCCGGGACGGCTGGACGGGGCGCGTGCTCCTGGACGTGCAGCAGGCGCACGACACGATGGAGCTGGAGGCCAGCGGCCTGCGCTCCGAGCAGCGGATGCGCCGCATCGGCCTGGGCTTCGAGGTGTCACTGGCCGGGGAGGGCGGGACGTCGCGGCCCGTGGGCCCGCGTCAGGCCTTCGTCGCGCTGAGCGTGGTGGACGCGGAGACGGGCGCACCGCTTCCGGGCGCGCACGTGCGCGTGCCCTCCTTGAAGACGCCGGGCACGAGCGAGGAGCTGGTCGCGGACGCGCAGGGGCAGCTGCGGGTGCTGCTCCCCGAAGGCGCGCAGTCCACCCAGGCCAGCGTGGACGGCTATGAGGACGCCACGGAGGTCGCCACCGTCAGCGGTGGTGCCACCGAGGGCGCGCCGGTCCAGCTCCGCCTGCGCAAGAAGGCGCCGAAGACGGGCTCCCTCAAGCTGAAGGTGGTCCAGGGCAAGGACAGCGCGCCGGTCGCGGACGTGCAGGTGGTTTCGGGCAAGGCGCAGCTGCGCACGAACAAGGCGGGCGAGCTGCTGCTGGAGGGACTGGAGCCCGGGCCCGTGGCCGTGTCGATGTCCGCGCCGGGCTTCCGCGCCACGGAAGAAGCCGCGGTGGTGGTGGCGGGGCAGACGTCGGAGCTGGTGGTGGTGCTGTCGCAGGACCGCAAGGGCGAGCTGGCCACGCTGGTGGGCCAGGTGCGCAGCGCGCGCAACGGCCAGCCGCTGGTGGCGACGGTGACCATTGCCCAGGCGAAGGTGCGCACGCGCACGGACAAGAGCGGCACCTTCACCGCACGCGTCCGCGGCGGCACGTACCGCATCACCCTGTCCGCGGCCGGGCACGTGACCCAGACGAAGATGGTCACCGTGCGCGAAGGCGAGCAGGCCATTCTCAACGTTGATTTGTTCCCGAGGGGCCGGTGA
- a CDS encoding YbaB/EbfC family nucleoid-associated protein, protein MPGIDLNYFIRQANKLTEKIEERKKQLAEETVEAKSGEGLVTVVANCVQEIRSIKIDKSAIDPNDPGMLEDLVTAAVNAALANSRQHMNAELAKISGGVKIPGIN, encoded by the coding sequence ATGCCCGGCATCGACCTGAACTACTTCATCCGGCAGGCGAACAAGCTCACCGAGAAGATCGAGGAGCGGAAGAAGCAGCTGGCGGAAGAGACCGTCGAGGCGAAGTCCGGCGAGGGCCTCGTGACGGTCGTCGCCAACTGCGTGCAGGAGATCCGCAGCATCAAGATCGACAAGAGCGCCATCGACCCCAACGACCCGGGGATGCTCGAGGACCTCGTCACCGCCGCCGTGAACGCTGCCCTGGCGAACAGCCGTCAGCACATGAACGCCGAGCTGGCGAAGATCTCCGGCGGCGTGAAGATCCCCGGCATTAATTAA
- a CDS encoding protein kinase domain-containing protein, translating into MAQTPVPIPDPAGASTATLLQPYGQYVLVRKLAEGGMAEIFLAKLLGADGFERNVVLKRMLPALSAIPDFVEMFRDEARLAAKLSHPHIVQIHELGFTDGCYYICMEYLAGEDFSTTLRLAGRRRQYVPLPVVMRVLIDAARGLHFAHTFTNEQGQPLHVVHRDVSPSNLYVTYQGQVKVLDFGIAKAESRLVQTRTGVVKGKYIYMAPEQAQGKEVDHRADVFSLGVSLYEAVTHVRPFSRENDLAVLNALLQGEFEKPRALRADLPEGLEAIILKAMAFKPEDRYATSDEFADALESFAAEFQGGAASAPTLGTFLRNHFGEERVTEKTRIPTMATLTAARPTDPEFAAISPPVAGAGTNTYGHQVSRPSSTGVRALTAQNKTAPVQAQAPEPEVVPSAPPVKPASRRWVLGLVGGLGLVAAGVAFVVARPGGTAVNVTPPPPVQQAVAPVANGNPAGTQGQGAPAQVPEGTTPGDAQGTVQDGTPGGDAVATSVTDSPHVDDGAEDPSHRKVVKKPVAKEPVSLGIDDIQRVVSGGRSKITGCFERYKSDLPAASGEVQVELTIVSSGKVRAGTRGPLASTDVGRCLETQAQSLRFPVHRDQEVTVLMPFSWKVTQ; encoded by the coding sequence ATGGCACAGACCCCCGTTCCCATTCCGGATCCCGCCGGCGCGTCCACCGCCACGCTCCTCCAGCCGTATGGGCAGTACGTGCTCGTGCGCAAGCTGGCAGAGGGTGGCATGGCGGAGATCTTCCTCGCCAAGCTGCTGGGCGCGGACGGCTTCGAGCGCAACGTGGTGCTCAAGCGGATGCTGCCGGCCCTGTCGGCCATCCCCGACTTCGTGGAGATGTTCCGCGACGAGGCGCGGCTCGCGGCGAAGCTGTCGCATCCGCACATCGTGCAGATCCACGAGCTGGGCTTCACGGACGGCTGCTACTACATCTGCATGGAGTACCTCGCGGGCGAGGACTTCTCCACGACGCTGCGGCTCGCGGGCCGGCGCCGCCAGTACGTCCCGCTGCCGGTGGTGATGCGGGTGCTCATCGACGCGGCGCGGGGCCTTCATTTCGCGCACACCTTCACCAACGAGCAGGGCCAGCCGCTGCACGTGGTGCACCGGGACGTGTCACCGTCCAACCTGTACGTGACGTACCAGGGCCAGGTGAAGGTGCTGGACTTCGGCATCGCCAAGGCCGAGTCGCGCCTGGTCCAGACGCGCACGGGCGTGGTGAAGGGCAAGTACATCTACATGGCGCCGGAGCAGGCGCAGGGGAAGGAGGTCGACCACCGCGCGGATGTCTTCTCCCTGGGAGTCAGCCTCTACGAGGCCGTCACGCACGTGCGGCCCTTCTCCCGTGAGAACGACCTGGCGGTGCTCAACGCGCTGTTGCAGGGCGAGTTCGAGAAGCCGCGCGCGCTGAGGGCGGACCTGCCGGAGGGCCTGGAGGCCATCATCCTCAAGGCCATGGCGTTCAAGCCGGAGGACCGGTACGCGACGTCGGACGAGTTCGCGGATGCGCTGGAGAGCTTCGCGGCGGAGTTCCAGGGCGGAGCCGCGAGCGCCCCCACGCTGGGCACGTTCCTGCGCAACCACTTCGGCGAGGAGCGCGTCACGGAGAAGACGCGCATCCCCACGATGGCCACGCTCACCGCCGCGCGTCCGACGGACCCTGAGTTCGCGGCCATCTCGCCGCCCGTCGCCGGTGCTGGGACGAACACGTACGGGCATCAGGTGTCCCGCCCGAGCAGCACGGGCGTGAGGGCACTGACCGCGCAGAACAAGACGGCCCCCGTGCAGGCGCAGGCTCCCGAGCCGGAGGTCGTGCCGAGCGCGCCTCCGGTGAAGCCCGCGTCCCGGCGTTGGGTCCTGGGACTGGTGGGCGGCCTGGGGCTGGTGGCCGCGGGCGTGGCGTTCGTCGTCGCGCGGCCGGGTGGCACCGCGGTGAACGTCACGCCTCCGCCTCCGGTACAGCAGGCCGTCGCGCCCGTGGCGAATGGGAATCCCGCGGGCACTCAGGGGCAGGGTGCACCGGCCCAGGTGCCTGAAGGGACCACGCCCGGAGATGCTCAGGGCACCGTGCAGGACGGCACGCCGGGCGGTGACGCGGTGGCGACGTCCGTGACGGATTCGCCCCACGTGGATGACGGGGCGGAGGACCCGTCCCACCGCAAGGTCGTGAAGAAGCCGGTGGCGAAGGAGCCCGTGTCGCTGGGCATCGACGACATCCAGCGCGTGGTGTCCGGCGGCCGCTCGAAAATCACCGGTTGCTTCGAGCGCTACAAGTCCGACCTGCCGGCTGCCTCGGGCGAGGTGCAGGTGGAGCTCACCATCGTGTCCTCGGGCAAGGTGCGCGCGGGCACGCGCGGGCCGCTGGCGTCCACGGACGTGGGCCGCTGCCTGGAGACGCAGGCCCAGAGCCTGCGCTTCCCGGTGCACCGCGACCAGGAAGTCACCGTGCTGATGCCGTTCTCGTGGAAGGTGACGCAGTAG